Proteins encoded within one genomic window of Neoarius graeffei isolate fNeoGra1 chromosome 18, fNeoGra1.pri, whole genome shotgun sequence:
- the LOC132866590 gene encoding E3 SUMO-protein ligase ZBED1-like: MRCAAPAKDVEEPKEKKTKTTTDDNNNVSLLTMYEEILQENNTKELNQSKTDQQIKAYLSEPTIPRSESPMDYWRSNKARFPELASLARKYLSAPCTSIDSERLFSAAANVIDEKRNRLGCDKAEMLLFVKKNLPLMPSPRK; this comes from the exons ATGAGATGTGCAGCACCAGCAAAAGATGTAGAAGAGCCAAAGGAGAAGAAAACCAAGACAACAACAGATGACAACAACAATGTTTCCCTGCTGACAATGTATGAAGAAATccttcaagaaaacaacacaaaagAGCTGAACCAAAGCAAAACAGATCAGCAG ATAAAAGCCTATCTCTCAGAGCCCACAATTCCTCGATCGGAGAGCCCCATGGACTACTGGAGAAGCAACAAAGCCCGGTTCCCAGAACTTGCCTCACTCGCACGGAAGTACCTGTCAGCGCCTTGCACAAGCATAGACAGTGAACGTTTATTTTCTGCCGCTGCAAATGTTATCGATGAAAAACGAAACCGACTTGGATGTGACAAAGCAGAGATGCTTCTGTTTGTCAAGAAAAATCTCCCACTGATGCCCTCACCTAGAAAATAG